In a genomic window of Kluyveromyces marxianus DMKU3-1042 DNA, complete genome, chromosome 7:
- the NPC2 gene encoding sterol transporter, protein MSIPSIIKLLLFCALANAISLSELVRQAPLTLNRPIPGGSPLLQCDLEEPQSLEITSVSLDPNPPQRGENLTVAASGILKTVVEEGAYVDVEVRLGYIKLLSQTYDLCEQLEENDVSGLKCPIPADEYDLLKSVEIPNEVPPGRYSFFARAYNADDTQITCLTGEIVFPGY, encoded by the coding sequence ATGTCAATCCCCTCCATTATTAAGCTCCTCCTATTCTGCGCCCTCGCTAACGCCATCTCGTTGTCTGAATTGGTCAGACAGGCCCCATTGACCCTCAACAGACCCATCCCAGGTGGCTCACCCCTCTTGCAATGTGACCTCGAAGAACCTCAGTCTCTCGAGATCACCAGCGTCAGCTTGGACCCCAACCCTCCCCAGAGGGGCGAGAACCTCACCGTCGCTGCCTCGGGCATCTTGAAGACCGTTGTCGAGGAAGGTGCGTACGTCGATGTCGAGGTGAGACTCGGCTACATCAAGTTGTTGTCGCAAACGTACGATTTGTGCGAGCAATTGGAGGAAAACGACGTTTCCGGGTTGAAATGTCCGATCCCAGCGGACGAGTACGACCTGTTGAAGAGCGTCGAGATCCCTAACGAGGTTCCTCCAGGCAGATACTCGTTCTTTGCGAGGGCCTACAACGCTGACGACACCCAGATCACGTGTCTCACGGGCGAGATCGTGTTCCCGGGGTACTAA
- the SDH5 gene encoding succinate dehydrogenase assembly factor SDH5 (mitochondrial) has protein sequence MIAPGILLQGARALPRAVPRAMPRVVSVARPVAWPMARHFHVSSQVSNGKSQDKSQDKSPASSEAGEAADEDDVTLRIRIPPIERTGESLDRKRARLIYQSRKRGILETDLLLSRFAAKYLKTMSPEELQEYDELLNELDWDIYYWATENYSITPLPDKWKDSKMLKRLQEFSKNKDREILSMPDLSKY, from the coding sequence ATGATTGCACCAGGAATTTTGTTACAAGGAGCAAGGGCACTGCCAAGGGCAGTGCCAAGGGCAATGCCACGGGTAGTGTCAGTGGCCAGGCCAGTGGCCTGGCCAATGGCAAGACACTTCCATGTGTCGTCCCAGGTCAGCAATGGCAAATCCCAGGACAAATCTCAGGACAAATCACCTGCTTCTAGCGAAGCAGGTGAAGCAGCTGACGAAGACGACGTCACCctcagaatcagaatccCCCCCATCGAGAGAACCGGCGAGTCCCTCGACAGAAAGCGTGCCCGCTTGATCTACCAGTCCCGTAAGCGTGGTATTCTCGAAACGGACTTGCTCTTGTCCCGTTTCGCTGCCAAGTACTTGAAAACCATGTCTCCGGAAGAGTTGCAGGAGTACGACGAGTTGTTGAACGAGCTCGACTGGGACATCTACTACTGGGCCACCGAGAACTACTCCATCACGCCGCTCCCCGACAAGTGGAAGGACTCCAAGATGCTCAAGAGGCTCCAGGAATTCAGCAAGAACAAGGACCGCGAGATCTTGAGCATGCCGGACTTGTCGAAGTATTGA
- the MRP10 gene encoding mitochondrial 37S ribosomal protein mS37 has protein sequence MSSKAPLYKLPPLPRLKVKKPIIQQEANRCLVLMSNLLQCWSSNGHMHGVCDTLVQDLKACTAENAMGKNQKVQKSNINYHAARLYDRVGGKSHD, from the coding sequence ATGTCCAGCAAAGCTCCGCTCTACAAATTGCCCCCACTTCCCAGGCTCAAAGTCAAGAAACCAATCATCCAACAGGAAGCCAACAGATGTCTAGTGCTCATGTCGAACCTATTGCAGTGCTGGTCGTCCAACGGACACATGCACGGCGTGTGCGACACCCTGGTGCAGGACTTGAAGGCATGCACAGCCGAAAACGCCATGGGTAAGAACCAGAAGGTCCAGAAGAGTAACATCAACTACCATGCGGCCAGATTGTACGACAGAGTCGGTGGGAAGTCGCACGATTGA
- the FAD1 gene encoding FMN adenylyltransferase gives MLHEVALHCYNITQSYLAINTEPLLNSTTRETIKHTQHAIQLSRRYLLQDIFTRWDPFNGEISFSYNGGKDCQVLLIIYLGCLWELFMKSIQDSQYGVEYHRFPMDRVPTVYIDQDAMFESAQEFLQESVDRYCLSLYESPKDKQVGMAQAFRNFLAVHPETQAIVIGVRHSDPFGETLRPVQETDENWPRFFRLQPLLHWNLSEIWSFLLYSGEEVCGLYELGFTSLGSVNNTLRNPYLRVPEPVVGATLAPSEQHHSDFEWEIAHNYRGDGQAHCSKVSHGDLQAIREHDASQFHPGWYLTKDEWERAGRLARRK, from the coding sequence ATGCTGCACGAAGTTGCGCTCCATTGCTACAACATCACGCAATCGTACCTCGCAATTAACACTGAGCCATTGCTGAACTCAACCACTCGCGAAACCATCAAACACACACAGCATGCCATCCAGCTCAGCAGACGGTACCTGCTGCAAGACATATTCACCCGATGGGACCCCTTCAACGGCGAAATCTCGTTCTCGTACAACGGAGGCAAGGACTGCCAGGTGCTGTTGATTATATACCTAGGATGTCTATGGGAACTGTTCATGAAATCGATCCAGGACTCGCAATACGGCGTCGAATACCACCGGTTCCCGATGGACCGGGTGCCCACAGTGTACATTGACCAAGATGCAATGTTTGAGAGCGCACAGGAGTTTCTCCAAGAGAGCGTGGACCGATATTGCTTGTCGTTGTACGAGTCTCCAAAGGACAAGCAAGTGGGCATGGCACAGGCGTTCCGGAACTTCCTGGCTGTGCACCCTGAGACCCAGGCGATTGTCATTGGGGTACGGCATTCTGATCCGTTTGGCGAGACGTTGCGGCCAGTGCAGGAGACTGACGAGAACTGGCCTCGATTCTTCCGGTTGCAACCGTTATTGCATTGGAACTTGAGCGAGATATGGAGTTTCCTATTGTACTCTGGCGAAGAAGTGTGCGGGTTGTACGAGCTGGGGTTCACGTCGTTGGGAAGCGTGAACAACACGCTGCGAAACCCGTACTTGCGGGTGCCCGAGCCGGTTGTGGGAGCGACATTGGCCCCATCAGAGCAGCATCACAGCGACTTTGAATGGGAAATCGCACACAATTACCGGGGCGACGGCCAGGCGCACTGCTCGAAGGTGAGCCACGGCGACTTGCAGGCGATTCGCGAGCACGACGCATCGCAGTTCCATCCCGGATGGTACTTGACCAAAGACGAATGGGAGCGTGCCGGCAGGCTCGCGAGAAGAAAGTGA
- the MTF2 gene encoding Mtf2p has translation MQSLARGNGRLWLNNAGKLSKTGLRFQSGGSSGSSGNHAGSGANEVLEEYRAIREAIGKAQERDQARSQPDKEAMNRLLNPAKLQKQIVFSDKTPEWTHSSLMKDVLGHGDGSTTVNGGSSEPGSELAGSGGRPHSSFDLSVDLPVGLSQRRVRLSPMERAILRVEEKEKLRVALDHALEPHLAHLKSTIKSDKDLLDQFNLYLDQYLKADHKLEHTQSSRFVEQIQKRALAHPESLPQPYAVTLPAIVRYVFESGQFSLPADRCYLILKSIYDRCKSCQDLSLYLNVCNVDFYNLLVKYTWSEYRDVVMVKELIYEMDFNGIRGDITTTEVLESVCEEMRYVTDAIAEEKEEDLPVPESGLVSGAVVPEASKMAVLWCADNVAALKSLNKYLKTLKKSMMRAEA, from the coding sequence ATGCAGAGTTTAGCTCGAGGAAACGGCCGTTTGTGGCTGAACAATGCTGGTAAATTGAGCAAGACTGGACTAAGGTTTCAGTCGGGTGGTTCCAGTGGTTCCAGCGGGAACCACGCGGGTTCGGGCGCCAATGAGGTGCTGGAAGAGTACAGGGCGATCCGGGAGGCTATTGGCAAGGCGCAAGAGCGGGACCAGGCGCGGTCGCAGCCCGATAAAGAGGCAATGAACCGGTTGTTGAACCCTGCGAAGCTACAGAAACAGATTGTGTTCAGCGACAAGACGCCCGAATGGACGCATTCGAGCTTGATGAAGGACGTGTTGGGCCATGGAGATGGTAGTACCACAGTGAATGGAGGCAGTTCCGAGCCAGGGTCGGAACTCGCTGGGTCTGGCGGACGTCCGCACTCGAGTTTCGACCTTTCGGTGGACTTGCCGGTCGGCTTGTCGCAGCGCAGAGTGCGGCTCTCGCCCATGGAACGGGCCATCTTGCGGGTCgaggagaaggagaagctACGCGTGGCGTTGGACCATGCGTTGGAGCCCCATTTGGCCCACCTTAAAAGCACCATCAAGTCCGATAAAGACCTATTGGACCAGTTCAATTTGTACCTCGACCAGTATCTGAAAGCAGACCACAAGCTCGAGCACACACAGTCGTCACGGTTCGTGGAACAGATCCAGAAGCGTGCCCTTGCCCACCCGGAGAGTCTCCCACAGCCGTATGCGGTCACGCTGCCGGCTATCGTGCGCTATGTGTTCGAGAGCGGACAATTCTCGTTGCCAGCAGACAGATGCTATTTGATTCTCAAGTCGATCTACGACAGGTGCAAGAGCTGCCAGGATCTCTCGCTGTACTTGAACGTGTGCAACGTGGACTTCTACAACCTGCTGGTGAAGTATACGTGGAGTGAGTACCGGGACGTGGTGATGGTGAAGGAGCTCATCTACGAGATGGATTTCAACGGAATACGAGGCGATATCACGACGACAGAGGTTCTTGAGTCTGTGTGCGAGGAGATGCGGTACGTTACGGATGCGATAGCTGAGGAAAAGGAGGAGGATTTGCCCGTGCCGGAATCTGGGTTAGTTTCGGGCGCTGTGGTGCCCGAGGCGTCCAAGATGGCGGTGCTATGGTGTGCAGACAACGTTGCTGCGCTCAAGAGTTTGAACAAGTATTTGAAGAcgttgaagaagtcgaTGATGCGGGCTGAGGCGTGA
- the NBA1 gene encoding Nba1p, which produces MSESMRGEDSLAGAPEKPQEVIGGSPNYNRLSAMIESLSLHGSLDDEAFMPSRKNSPVDDDKDQQDKNSSKSSQFVDLTQTVGVSTTSISLETPESGYTQLQNMSPGNRESMLSSYSGTVHEGVPVSYVVQKQEGGATTATTATVRKEMMTTTGEPSLPPLPSKKEWSPVEVKSVKAMVISAAGREAEGISGLDQEPGAGLGPGLGPGAIDKSNSLKLLAMDRGSHQKVPSSIASGNLASESGHSHNMSTTSNSGSSTLPHLSELNEPYEEDGEDQGDQHTHHSAITNTTPLDISDHDAERTVSMTSSVIPPLETQMHPNRGRGIEPDREVISDVLPPVPPRSTKRPKSRIFIKESLEDIQNQLAREMQVQGQGQGQGQGQGQGHRTSPSHAGSASIRSDSFFSATELDETPDQEHELGPGSRGGSRSGGDSDEDVTYTTRPLPSIPSPHFTTPEGQIQNGSNTNTNDDDDNYEDIIEEDTPQNRIRTPQSRLPKTPGKTQAHAKRKPHGKPRAKKELRSFDIDTISQLLNVTKGTLIGSEFSNLGMKIEEKRALEKLVDSLSRLTADMVLDPEKFHEGLRRLERATKALDGF; this is translated from the coding sequence ATGAGCGAGAGTATGCGTGGAGAGGATTCTCTTGCGGGTGCCCCTGAGAAACCTCAAGAAGTGATTGGTGGTAGCCCCAACTATAACCGATTATCAGCAATGATTGAGAGCTTGAGTTTGCATGGGAGTTTGGACGACGAAGCGTTCATGCCCAGCAGGAAGAACTCTCCAGTGGATGATGACAAGGATCAGCAGGACAAGAATTCATCAAAGTCAAGCCAGTTCGTTGATCTAACGCAGACAGTTGGTGTATCGACGACATCTATATCGTTGGAGACGCCAGAGAGTGGGTATACGCAATTGCAGAACATGTCGCCTGGGAATCGGGAAAGCATGCTATCGTCATATTCGGGGACGGTTCACGAGGGAGTTCCTGTGTCGTATGTGGTTCAGAAGCAGGAGGGTGGtgctactactgctactactgctacAGTGCGCAAGGAaatgatgacgacgacggGGGAGCCCAGTTTACCACCGCTTCCCTCGAAGAAAGAATGGTCGCCAGTTGAAGTCAAGAGTGTTAAGGCGATGGTGATTAGTGCTGCTGGTCGGGAGGCAGAGGGGATTTCTGGGCTAGACCAAGAGCCAGGAGCAGGTCTGGGTCCAGGTCTGGGTCCAGGGGCCATTGACAAGAGCAACTCGCTCAAATTGTTGGCGATGGACCGGGGATCGCACCAGAAAGTGCCATCGTCGATTGCCTCGGGGAACTTGGCCAGCGAGAGCGGCCACTCCCACAACATGTCTACTACGAGCAATTCCGGTTCGAGCACGCTGCCCCATCTTTCAGAGCTGAACGAGCCATACGAGGAGGATGGAGAGGACCAGGGGGACCAGCATACGCACCACAGTGCCATCACGAACACGACACCGCTCGATATCTCTGACCACGACGCGGAAAGAACGGTTTCGATGACCTCGAGCGTGATCCCACCGCTCGAGACGCAAATGCATCCGAACCGCGGCCGTGGTATCGAGCCTGATCGCGAGGTGATATCCGATGTGCTTCCCCCAGTGCCTCCAAGAAGCACCAAGAGACCCAAGTCTCGCATATTCATCAAGGAAAGTCTGGAAGATATCCAGAACCAGCTGGCCAGGGAGATGCAGGTgcagggccagggccagggccaagGACAGGGCCAAGGACAGGGCCACAGGACTAGCCCCAGCCATGCTGGCAGCGCCAGCATCCGTTCAGACAGTTTCTTCTCTGCGACAGAGCTGGACGAAACTCCGGACCAAGAGCATGAGCTTGGGCCTGGCTCTCGCGGTGGTTCTCGCAGCGGCGGCGACTCCGATGAAGACGTCACATACACCACCAGGCCATTGCCATCCATACCTTCCCCCCACTTCACAACGCCAGAGGGCCAGATCCAGAATGGCAgcaacaccaacaccaacgatgacgatgacaACTACGAAGACAttatagaagaagacaCCCCACAGAACCGCATCCGCACGCCCCAGAGCAGGCTCCCAAAGACCCCAGGAAAAACACAAGCACACGCCAAGAGGAAACCCCACGGCAAGCCCAGGGCCAAGAAGGAGCTCCGGTCGTTCGATATCGACACCATTTCGCAGCTGCTCAACGTCACAAAGGGAACTCTGATCGGGTCAGAGTTCTCGAACCTGGGCATGAAGATCGAGGAGAAACGGGCGCTCGAGAAGCTTGTCGACTCGCTCTCGCGACTCACAGCAGACATGGTGCTGGACCCTGAGAAGTTCCACGAGGGTCTGAGACGGCTCGAGAGAGCGACAAAGGCCTTGGATGGGTTTTGA
- the AGC1 gene encoding citrin: MELINSNSEKKKQQLEVFKKYASVLTAEQKKLGAPYASDVSNVNAEDDDATERVLRYDDFIRLISNSRSLYSKFTDHSFNLNQIPKNVFGCIFFAMDEKNKGYLTINDWFHFNNILEFNNYHLIVLYEFFRKFDVARIRAQQTSSIDDQRIKSINYGNKFLSFDDLYLNVDQFKSTISLLQRCVNDEFIMKNKLALNWNEFRWFPLYHCTPFGKSSGKYFSLNSLVTILQSDLKDEKLFVGFTKLCHLNPAKNCQSLSKNQLAYLLKLFYSHRISSDVFNSLDLSNTRQIKCDNNYIQFNVIKDIFYLFENFDLLNQVLIRYAQYYEFDENDVREQIITKKDFMEFLNKEYNKVTNIVEFSPSQINLLFSIVSNSKESRNQCLTSMHHSDEAIDDFIHSQVQMGPQINQGTIKEFNENYNSNVDEFNQDLALQEHNDRKQSHSVSNNLATSLIDRLWNNKSVKDISESRNLTMEDFMKILNPNYLNDIVHSMELKRIRSESWYSNFYFYPIFDSIHNFTLGSIAGCIGATIVYPIDLVKTRMQAQRNSVLYKNSIDCFVKTFQTKGIRGLYSGLGPQLIGVAPEKAIKLTVNDFMRQHFMGKSRTIKWYQEVLSGATAGACQVVFTNPLEIVKIRLQVQSQHAGGALDIVRQLGLRGLYKGAGACLLRDVPFSAIYFPTYAHLKRDLFRFDPNDKTKRNKLKTWELLLSGGLAGMPAAYLTTPFDVIKTRLQIDPKSGETRYNGIFHAVRTILKEESVRSFFKGGPARVLRSSPQFGFTLAAFEMFQGLFPSKYNPDEVAASGASGANSGASGGSQASADTPIVTGIFNKFYKNVKNEPHTHHHHSTDPMPVELYGPSVDPYSSNFLNYYYKSCQISKVFIDLDYNFAKFDFNVYQQFQNELKRISPKSNR, encoded by the coding sequence ATGGAACTGATAAATTCGAATagtgagaaaaaaaagcagcAGTTGGAGGTGTTCAAGAAGTATGCTAGCGTTTTGACTGcggaacaaaagaagttgggAGCGCCGTATGCGAGCGATGTGTCAAACGTGAACGCTGAAGATGACGATGCTACAGAGCGTGTGTTGAGATACGACGATTTCATACGGTTGATATCGAATTCGCGGTCGTTGTACTCGAAATTCACGGACCATTCGTTCAATTTGAACCAGATACCGAAGAACGTATTTGGATGTATATTCTTCGCGATGgacgaaaagaacaaggGCTATTTGACGATAAATGACTGgtttcatttcaataaCATCCTCGAGTTCAACAACTACCATTTGATCGTGTTGTATGAGTTCTTCAGGAAGTTTGATGTGGCGCGGATCCGCGCGCAGCAGACATCTTCGATTGACGACCAACGCATCAAGTCCATCAATTATGGGAACAAGTTTTTGAGTTTCGATGATCTATATTTGAACGTTGACCAGTTCAAATCGACTATATCGTTGTTGCAGCGTTGCGTGAACGACGAGTTCATCATGAAGAACAAACTAGCACTAAATTGGAACGAGTTCCGGTGGTTCCCGTTGTACCATTGCACGCCTTTTGGCAAATCCTCGGGGAAGTACTTCTCGTTGAACTCGCTCGTGACGATATTACAGAGCGATTTGAAGGACGAGAAGCTATTTGTCGGGTTCACGAAGCTCTGCCACTTGAATCCGGCAAAGAACTGCCAGTCTCTTTCCAAAAACCAACTTGCATATTTATTAAAATTGTTTTACTCGCACAGGATCTCGTCCGACGTGTTCAACTCCTTGGACCTTTCGAACACCCGGCAGATCAAGTGCGACAACAACTACATTCAGTTCAATGTCATCAAGGACATTTTCTATTTATTCGAGAACTTTGATCTTTTAAACCAGGTGTTGATCCGGTACGCCCAGTACTACGAGTTTGACGAGAACGACGTGCGAGAACAAATCATTACGAAGAAGGACTTCATGGAGTTCCTGAATAAGGAGTACAACAAGGTAACGAACATCGTGGAGTTCTCTCCATCGCAGATCAATCTCTTGTTCTCGATTGTATCGAATTCAAAGGAGTCGCGGAACCAATGTTTGACGTCGATGCACCATTCTGACGAGGCGATTGACGATTTCATCCACAGCCAAGTGCAGATGGGCCCGCAAATCAACCAGGGCACGATTAAAGAGTTCAACGAGAATTACAACTCGAACGTCGACGAGTTTAACCAGGACTTGGCGCTTCAGGAGCACAACGACCGGAAACAGAGCCATAGCGTTTCCAATAACTTGGCCACCTCGCTAATAGACAGGTTATGGAACAACAAGAGTGTCAAGGACATTTCCGAGAGCAGGAACCTCACGATGGAGGATTTCATGAAGATCTTGAACCCCAACTACTTAAACGACATTGTGCATTCGATGGAGTTGAAACGGATCAGGTCTGAATCGTGGTATTCGAATTTCTACTTTTACCCGATCTTCGACTCGATCCACAACTTCACGCTGGGATCCATCGCTGGTTGTATCGGGGCCACGATCGTGTATCCGATCGACTTGGTGAAGACCCGGATGCAAGCGCAGCGGAACTCGGTGTTGTACAAGAACTCCATTGACTGTTTCGTGAAGACGTTCCAAACAAAGGGGATCCGCGGGCTATACTCTGGGTTGGGGCCCCAGCTAATCGGGGTTGCCCCAGAAAAGGCGATCAAGCTTACCGTTAACGATTTCATGAGACAGCATTTCATGGGCAAATCGCGGACCATCAAGTGGTACCAAGAGGTTCTCTCTGGTGCTACGGCGGGTGCATGCCAGGTGGTGTTCACGAACCCATTGGAGATCGTCAAGATCAGGCTCCAAGTCCAGTCCCAGCATGCTGGCGGGGCGCTTGATATTGTGAGACAGTTGGGATTGCGTGGGTTGTACAAGGGAGCTGGTGCTTGTTTGTTGCGTGACGTTCCCTTCTCGGCGATATACTTCCCAACGTATGCGCACTTGAAGAGAGACTTGTTCAGGTTCGATCCGAACGACAAGACCAAGCGGAACAAGCTCAAGACGTGGGAGCTGTTGCTCTCTGGTGGTCTTGCCGGGATGCCCGCTGCGTACTTGACGACGCCGTTCGATGTCATCAAGACGCGGTTGCAAATCGATCCAAAGAGCGGCGAAACACGCTACAACGGCATTTTCCACGCGGTTCGCACCATTCTCAAGGAAGAAAGCGTCAGGTCGTTCTTCAAAGGTGGTCCTGCGCGTGTGCTACGAAGCTCGCCGCAGTTCGGGTTCACCTTGGCCGCGTTCGAGATGTTCCAGGGCTTGTTCCCGTCCAAGTACAACCCGGATGAGGTCGCTGCCTCCGGCGCCAGCGGCGCCAATTCCGGTGCCAGCGGCGGGTCTCAGGCCTCAGCTGATACCCCAATAGTCACGGGAATTTTCAACAAGTTCTACAAGAACGTCAAGAACGAGCCCCACacccaccaccaccactcCACAGACCCCATGCCCGTAGAACTATACGGGCCCTCAGTCGACCCTTACTCCagcaacttcttgaactaTTACTACAAGAGTTGCCAGATCTCCAAGGTCTTTATCGATCTCGACTACAACTTCGCCAAGTTCGACTTCAACGTGTACCAGCAGTTCCAAAACGAGCTCAAACGCATCTCGCCCAAGTCCAACAGGTAG